The genomic segment AGGAGCTGAGTAATTCAAAACACTTCAATCCATCAAAATGAATAACTCTCTCCTCCGTCTTGAATATCATCTTGTACTCGAGGAGATCGCCAATCGAGCGATCAGCAGCATGGGTAAGGAAAAGGCGGAAGCGCTGCAGCCAGGGTGGAATTCCGAGACATCCTCAAGACTTCAGGCGGAGACCGAATCCGCGTCTTTCATTCTTGAACAGGGCATACACCCTCCATCCGGAAGCCTTGATGATCTGAAAGAAATCACTGATTCAATCGATTCCGGGATTATCATCTTCAGCCCTCGAAAACTGAGAAATACAGGCAATGCCCTCAGAGACATGGATCAGTTCGTCCGGTCTCTTGAGGAAATTTCGATTGAGAGTAAAAGAATACTACATCTTCAGTGCTATTGTGACCGTATTCCCCGCCTTTCGAAACTATCAGGAAGATTACTGAGAATGACCACTCCGGAAGGGGATCTTTCCCCCGATGCGTCCCCGGAACTTACCCGTCTGAATAAAAAAGCTGACAGGCTTGAGCGAAATCTGTCGAAGCGGATTAACAAGATTTCAGTTTCTCTCTCGCGGGATAATATCATTCGTGATTTTCCACCCACACTGAGGGATGGACGATATGTCCTTCCGGTGATCTCATCAAGAAAACGCGAGGTTAAAGGTATCGTTCATGATCGTTCTGATTCGGGTGAGACAGTATATATTGAGCCATCTCAACTTGTTGATGATGGAAACTCGCTGAGAGAAGCCCTGCTTGATCTGGACTTCGAGAGAAGAAAAATACTCAGAGAGATTTCACTCTCTATCAGAGAACATTCAGATGAACTGAGAGCGGGAACAGAGGCTGTTTCCACTCTTGATGCCATTTTTGCGCGGGCTTCGTATCATAAGGATCTAAGAACCGTATTCCCATCCGAGGGATCGCTTTCATTACTCTGCCTGAAGCATCCTCTCATTCCTTCTGAGGAAGTGATTGAGAATGATGTAAGGCTGCCGGAAGACTGGAAGGCTCTCATAATAAGTGGTCCCAATGCAGGTGGAAAAAGTGTTCTACTGAAGGCAATCGGTCTTGCGGTTATCTGCGCGCAATCCGGTATCGGAGCATGCGTATCCACAGGTTCTACAATACCGTATTTCAACAGGATTCACGTTTCTATCGGAGATCAGCAATCCATTGCGAACCATCAGAGTACGTATTCCGCACGATTGCGGGAACAGCTGGATATGCTGAATGATCACGGGTCTGGTGGACTCGTGCTTATAGATGAACCCGCAGCCGGAACTGATCCACTTACCGGTTCTGCTCTTGCTGCTTCTTTGCTTGATCATCTGGCTGACGCGGATAACAGACTGGTTGTTACAACACATCAGGGACAGTTAAAAAGTCTGGCCCACGGTAAACCGGGTTTTTATAATGGCTGCATGAATTTTCACGAGGATACTCTTGAACCTGATTACACTTTCACCTTTGGAATTCCAGGATCTTCTTTTACGCTTGAGATTGCCAGGAAAATGAATTTTCCAGCCGGTGTTCTTGAAAGAGCGGAGACGCTCTCAGGGGATTCATTCAAACTTGACAGGATGCTTGAAGAGATTGCATCGATAAGGAGTGAGATTCAGCAGAGATCGGAGGAACTCGACCGTGAGCAGGAGAAGGACAGACTTATCAGAGAACGTATGAATATGGATCTGGAATCTTCAAGGACGGATCTTGAACGTACAAAGAAAAGAATTGAAGAGCAATCGAAGGAGTGGGAGCGTTCAATCAATTCGCAGGCTGATGCTCTGCTTTCCAGACTGGCAAAAACTGAGACTGCACAGGAGAGACGAAGCATCAGATCTGAAATACGGGAGATTTCCGGATCCTCATCAGGTATTTCGCTGAAGGATGAATGTAAGAAATCAAAGGACAAGAATATAGTACCGGGTGAATGGGTGACGGTAAAGGGATGGAGCGGAAAAGGCATGGTCGAGGAGCTTGGAAAAGATCATGCGGTTGTGATACTGGGTAATCTCAGGCTGAAGAAACCTTTTTCTGATCTTTGCGCTACTGTTCCACCTGAGGAGAAACCGGTATCCTCTGACTGGAGTGTACCTGTTCAGACCAGGATTGAACTCAATCTGAGGGGTATGTCCGCTGATGAAGCTCTTGCGGAGCTTGACTCTGCTCTTGACGACAGCATCGTTGCAGGTATTCCGCAGATACGCGTAATTCACGGCAAGGGAAAAGGTATTCTAATGAGGGTGGTTATTGACAGCGCGAAAACTGACAGGAGAGTTGCGTCGTTCAGACAGGGAAGACCGTCGGAAGGCGGAACTGGTGTTACTATTATTATTCTTAACCCCCCGGAAGAATCATAATGCCCGATGCAGGCCATGGTAGAGGTTATTTTTCAAATGAATCTATTGAAAGAGTAAGAACAACTGTTGATATTGTCTCAGTTGTCGGAAGATACGTAGGTCTGAAACGTTCAGGAAGAAATATGAAAGGACTTTGTCCTTTCCACAGAGAAAAGACACCCTCATTTTTCGTATCTCAGGAAAGGCAGATGTACCATTGTTTTGGATGCGGAGCAGGCGGAGACGCATTTTCATTTCTGATGAATTATCTCGGATTCACTTTTCGTGAAGCTGTAGAGGAGCTTGCGACCGAGGCCGGTGTTGAACTGGAGACATCGGGAAGGGATACTTCCAGAACAGATGTGTTCACGGAGATACTCGCGGAGTCACACAAATTCTTCCGTGCTCAGATCAGAGGAAGTTCCGGCATTCAGGCAAGAGAATATCTTAAAAAAAGGGATCTTTCCGAGCAGACAATCGAGAAACTCGGTATCAGCTGGGCACCTGGCGGTAATCGGCTTTCCGAACATCTTCGAGGGAAAGGTTACTCGGAAAGTCAGCTCATAGAATCGGGAATCGCTCTCAGATCCAAAAACAGTGACGGGATATATGATCGTTTCAGAGAAAGGATACTCTTTCCAATCAGTGATCGAAGAGGAAGGATAATAAGCTTTGGTGGAAGGTATATCTCACAATCCTCCCCTGATATGCCTAAGTACATAAATGGCCCTGAGTCACCGATATACAGAAAGAGTGATTTTCTTTACGGTTACCGCGACGCTCTCATAGCAGCGCGAGATCTTGATATGATCATCCTTGTGGAAGGATACTTTGACCATTCGCGATTTGTAGAGGCCGGTTTTGATTGTGTTGTAGCAACATGCGGTACCGCTATAACTTCGTCACAGGCCAGACAGATATGTGCCATGTCATCCGACATTCTCATCTGCTATGATGGTGATAAAGCTGGTCAGCGTGCGGCAGTGAGAGCTGCTGAAGTGATTCTTGAACAGGGGCATCTGCCAGGGATCATATCGATTCCTGATGGCAAAGACCCCGATGATTACATCAGAGAAAATGGAGCCGGCGCAGTTCAGGAATTAACTGCGGGGGCTCAGGATCCAATTAGTTTTGCTCTTGGACTGCTTGGCTCCTGGTCCGGAATAAAGGGCTCCGGTAAAAAGGTAAAAGTTGTCAGAAGGCTCGCGGGGATTGCTTCAAGCACAACAGATCCGGTAATTATGGAAACATTGCTGAAAGTTATCTCTGAAGAAACCGGATATTCCTTAAAAACACTTGAGTCGCAGGTTTCAGAGGAAGACCGGAAACGCCAGAGATATACAAGCAGATTGATTAAGAACAATGAACTGAACAGATGGGATAAATCCATACTTGGATCGGTTCTCCTTGATCCGGATGGTTTCAACAGTTCGTTGCTTGAATTTCTTGAAGAGGGGGACTTCAAAGCGGACAGTGGGATCAGGATTTTCCGTGAGATCAAGAAACAGGCAGAGGAAGGTGCTCAGATATTTCAGCTTTCAGGACTCGATACTGAAGATGCATCTGCCTGCAGTGAAATCATTACATCATTCCCGGATCAGAAGGATAAATCAGCCAGAGACAGTATTGAGAATGCTGTGAAGCGTTACAGACTGGAACAGGAGTTAGACCGGTTTAAAACCAGATTGAAATCCGCCGGCGATAACGAGATTGCTGAATTAAAGCAACAGATATCAGAAATCGGTAAAAAGCTGATAAAAATGTAGGTGGTGAATAATTTCCAGGTGTCAGCAGCAGAAGAAAAATCGAAGGATAGATCTGAACTCAGGAACTCTTTTCTTTCGGGAAATTGATATTGTCCCATCAATGAATCCAGAGGAGGAAAAAGAACTTGCTGAAAGTCAGGAGAATGTCAGATTTGTTATGCTGGAATCCATTCTCTTGATACCACTTGGCCGAAAGGATTTCTTCGAGCCTTTCAACAGATTATTGAAGGGTGAGATAGTTGAAGAAGGAGTTGTTGACAGGTCATTCTGGGGGATAAAACATTTTCGTTTACCCTATTCGCGGAGAAAAGGAATGAAACTGATTCTCAGCAGAATGAACAATCGATACCAGAACCGTGACGCGGTACGAAGACTTCATCTGTCATGGTTCAGAGTGGAGTGCATAGGAAAGGAACTGTTCAGTAGAATAGAAACATGCAGACTGCTTGTCAGTCGGATGAAGGAGCTTACAGATCTGCTTGGGGAGGATGTTACAGTCGCGCGAATGAGAGCTCTGGAATTCTGCAAAGCGTCAGACTCCTTTGAACGAGAAACCTATAGAGCCTGGAGCATCTATCCACAGTTAACAGCAATACGTAATGAACTTGATCTGATAGAGGTGAATATCGGAGT from the Candidatus Aegiribacteria sp. genome contains:
- the dnaG gene encoding DNA primase is translated as MPDAGHGRGYFSNESIERVRTTVDIVSVVGRYVGLKRSGRNMKGLCPFHREKTPSFFVSQERQMYHCFGCGAGGDAFSFLMNYLGFTFREAVEELATEAGVELETSGRDTSRTDVFTEILAESHKFFRAQIRGSSGIQAREYLKKRDLSEQTIEKLGISWAPGGNRLSEHLRGKGYSESQLIESGIALRSKNSDGIYDRFRERILFPISDRRGRIISFGGRYISQSSPDMPKYINGPESPIYRKSDFLYGYRDALIAARDLDMIILVEGYFDHSRFVEAGFDCVVATCGTAITSSQARQICAMSSDILICYDGDKAGQRAAVRAAEVILEQGHLPGIISIPDGKDPDDYIRENGAGAVQELTAGAQDPISFALGLLGSWSGIKGSGKKVKVVRRLAGIASSTTDPVIMETLLKVISEETGYSLKTLESQVSEEDRKRQRYTSRLIKNNELNRWDKSILGSVLLDPDGFNSSLLEFLEEGDFKADSGIRIFREIKKQAEEGAQIFQLSGLDTEDASACSEIITSFPDQKDKSARDSIENAVKRYRLEQELDRFKTRLKSAGDNEIAELKQQISEIGKKLIKM
- a CDS encoding Smr/MutS family protein, coding for MNNSLLRLEYHLVLEEIANRAISSMGKEKAEALQPGWNSETSSRLQAETESASFILEQGIHPPSGSLDDLKEITDSIDSGIIIFSPRKLRNTGNALRDMDQFVRSLEEISIESKRILHLQCYCDRIPRLSKLSGRLLRMTTPEGDLSPDASPELTRLNKKADRLERNLSKRINKISVSLSRDNIIRDFPPTLRDGRYVLPVISSRKREVKGIVHDRSDSGETVYIEPSQLVDDGNSLREALLDLDFERRKILREISLSIREHSDELRAGTEAVSTLDAIFARASYHKDLRTVFPSEGSLSLLCLKHPLIPSEEVIENDVRLPEDWKALIISGPNAGGKSVLLKAIGLAVICAQSGIGACVSTGSTIPYFNRIHVSIGDQQSIANHQSTYSARLREQLDMLNDHGSGGLVLIDEPAAGTDPLTGSALAASLLDHLADADNRLVVTTHQGQLKSLAHGKPGFYNGCMNFHEDTLEPDYTFTFGIPGSSFTLEIARKMNFPAGVLERAETLSGDSFKLDRMLEEIASIRSEIQQRSEELDREQEKDRLIRERMNMDLESSRTDLERTKKRIEEQSKEWERSINSQADALLSRLAKTETAQERRSIRSEIREISGSSSGISLKDECKKSKDKNIVPGEWVTVKGWSGKGMVEELGKDHAVVILGNLRLKKPFSDLCATVPPEEKPVSSDWSVPVQTRIELNLRGMSADEALAELDSALDDSIVAGIPQIRVIHGKGKGILMRVVIDSAKTDRRVASFRQGRPSEGGTGVTIIILNPPEES